A stretch of Microbulbifer bruguierae DNA encodes these proteins:
- the thpR gene encoding RNA 2',3'-cyclic phosphodiesterase, translating into MQKNNSARNIGSMSESSRLFIGIAPDAATQRFLDATCQHCERLGLPRDHRWVSHSNRHLTLVFLDDTENRYLDTIEAHMKNIAEEVPAFYGQIVSTHPFPKMRGHLLAAELLSTPELLTLHQHCRTLMEAIGKQPERKSFRPHFTLARSRSGFARPSPVPADFICKLQNITLYHSLLAPGGSQYRPLLSLPLAEPLQN; encoded by the coding sequence ATGCAAAAAAATAATTCAGCCAGAAACATCGGCTCGATGAGCGAATCATCTAGATTGTTTATCGGTATTGCGCCGGATGCTGCCACCCAACGTTTTTTAGACGCCACCTGTCAGCATTGTGAACGGCTCGGCCTGCCCCGCGACCACCGCTGGGTCAGCCACAGCAACCGCCACCTGACCCTGGTATTTCTAGATGACACAGAAAACCGATACCTGGACACCATCGAGGCACACATGAAGAATATCGCCGAAGAGGTACCAGCTTTTTACGGACAGATAGTCAGCACTCATCCATTCCCCAAAATGCGTGGGCATCTGCTGGCGGCAGAACTATTGTCGACACCGGAGCTCCTGACACTCCACCAGCACTGCCGGACGCTGATGGAGGCCATCGGCAAGCAGCCGGAACGTAAAAGCTTTCGCCCTCACTTCACCCTTGCAAGAAGCCGTAGCGGCTTTGCCAGACCTTCCCCCGTTCCCGCCGACTTCATCTGCAAGCTGCAAAACATTACGCTTTATCACAGTTTGCTGGCCCCGGGCGGCAGCCAGTACCGACCGCTACTCTCGCTTCCACTGGCAGAGCCACTACAAAACTGA
- the hpf gene encoding ribosome hibernation-promoting factor, HPF/YfiA family: MKSAPYDNIVFRDIDKSAALADTVSRKLHKLERYCGDIIRSRVVLEAPHHHKHKGKQYKASVELALSGAPVTITNESDSIHRAVNAAFNSVERRLKELGERRKSRRHQMPPVDAQTDEQ; the protein is encoded by the coding sequence ATGAAATCTGCGCCTTACGATAACATTGTGTTCCGCGATATCGATAAATCCGCCGCACTGGCAGACACTGTATCCAGGAAGCTACACAAGCTTGAACGTTATTGTGGCGACATCATACGTAGCCGCGTAGTCCTCGAAGCTCCCCACCATCACAAACACAAAGGCAAGCAATATAAAGCTTCTGTGGAACTGGCTCTTAGCGGCGCTCCAGTCACCATTACCAATGAAAGTGACTCTATCCACCGAGCGGTAAATGCTGCGTTCAATTCTGTAGAACGCCGCCTGAAAGAGCTTGGCGAACGCCGCAAAAGCCGCCGCCACCAGATGCCACCGGTTGATGCTCAAACTGATGAGCAGTGA
- the gorA gene encoding glutathione-disulfide reductase, with product MSEFDFDLFVIGAGSGGVRAARMAAAAGMRVAVAEDRYMGGTCVNVGCVPKKLFVYASSYRESFEDAEAYGWEGQQGARFAWPTLRDNNAREIARLNGIYRNLLSNSGVQILNGRASLVGRQQVAIGDDTYSAERILVATGGWPQVPEFPGSEYVITSNEVFSLEVFPRRVLVVGGGYIAVEFAGIFAGLGAETHLSYRGELFLRGFDNDVRKFVRDEMTKKGTLLRFNHRVASIEKQGDGSLLVHSDDGSELQVDAVLYATGRKPNTKDLGLEKLGVVVHKDGTIGVDDNFRSSVTSIYALGDVTGGPELTPVALAEAMALVKHWQTGNTAEIDYNNIPTAVFCQPNIGTVGLTEEEARQAGIPVVVYKSDFKAMRHSVSGRDERTLMKLVVDRDTDKVVGAHMVGPDAGEIIQGLAVAMKAGATKRIFDQTIGIHPTAAEEFVTMRTPVAD from the coding sequence TTGTCTGAATTCGATTTCGACCTGTTTGTTATCGGTGCCGGCTCCGGGGGTGTTCGCGCCGCGCGCATGGCTGCAGCTGCGGGTATGCGTGTAGCCGTTGCAGAGGACCGCTACATGGGTGGGACCTGTGTCAATGTAGGCTGCGTGCCCAAAAAACTGTTTGTCTATGCCAGCAGCTACCGAGAGTCCTTTGAAGATGCAGAGGCGTACGGCTGGGAAGGGCAGCAGGGTGCGAGGTTCGCGTGGCCAACCCTGCGCGACAACAACGCACGGGAGATAGCCCGTCTCAATGGTATCTACCGCAACCTGTTGTCCAATTCCGGCGTTCAGATTTTGAATGGTCGGGCCTCGTTGGTGGGGCGCCAGCAGGTAGCGATTGGCGATGATACATACAGCGCTGAGCGTATTCTGGTTGCTACAGGAGGGTGGCCGCAGGTTCCGGAATTTCCTGGCAGTGAGTATGTGATTACCTCTAATGAAGTGTTTTCGCTAGAGGTTTTTCCCCGGCGGGTGCTGGTGGTTGGCGGTGGTTATATTGCCGTTGAGTTCGCGGGAATTTTTGCGGGCCTCGGAGCGGAGACTCATTTGTCATACCGCGGAGAACTGTTTTTGCGTGGCTTTGACAATGATGTGCGCAAGTTCGTACGTGATGAAATGACCAAAAAAGGCACCCTGCTGCGCTTCAATCACCGGGTTGCGTCCATCGAGAAGCAGGGTGATGGCAGCCTCCTTGTACACAGTGATGACGGTAGTGAGTTGCAGGTGGATGCTGTGCTCTATGCGACTGGACGCAAGCCCAATACCAAAGATTTGGGGTTGGAAAAGCTCGGGGTAGTTGTCCATAAGGATGGGACGATAGGTGTCGACGACAATTTCCGCAGTAGCGTTACCAGCATATATGCGCTGGGTGATGTAACCGGTGGCCCGGAGCTTACACCAGTGGCCCTGGCCGAAGCCATGGCACTGGTGAAACATTGGCAGACGGGAAACACTGCAGAAATCGATTACAACAATATCCCCACGGCGGTATTTTGCCAGCCAAATATCGGCACTGTAGGCCTCACGGAAGAGGAGGCTCGCCAGGCGGGTATTCCGGTGGTGGTCTACAAGTCAGACTTCAAAGCCATGCGCCATTCAGTCAGTGGGCGGGATGAGCGGACCCTGATGAAGCTGGTGGTTGACCGCGATACCGATAAGGTGGTTGGTGCGCATATGGTGGGGCCGGATGCGGGAGAAATCATCCAGGGCTTGGCGGTAGCAATGAAGGCTGGGGCGACGAAAAGGATATTCGATCAAACCATCGGGATTCACCCCACCGCTGCGGAAGAATTCGTGACTATGCGCACGCCAGTTGCGGATTGA
- a CDS encoding TIGR01620 family protein, producing MSNTHDQSAGNDGVNAGEAGGSQRARRQTRIENLEAEEPRAQVRGSTRVESLSEEPDQLPRSITTGESLPNKISFSELRLPVFRLRLWKPALLAALALSFGAVFWELRQFFYWAADMHWTLGLLAGVIIGALVLTIASAVWEYFRAGRPLRELQKTQELAAEVRDSRATDAVEPLNTQLRHLFAGKPQGALLSRVLEETPDYYDNSELLNHLELNFFEALDQEALRRIVRHATTTGALVGLSPFTTLDVLVALRQSMRMIDDVAQIYGVRPSVVVRWRLFNKILALVAYSGASEYAVSELWPELVGDSMLSTVSARLGQGMGASLFMARIGLASIHSCRPIPFSAKQRPRLGALTKRIVKSLKERLLGRDHSLWPDVPAESFSRQEAAARGGEGEKK from the coding sequence GTGAGCAATACCCATGATCAGTCTGCGGGCAATGACGGGGTGAATGCCGGGGAAGCGGGGGGCAGCCAGCGTGCCCGGAGACAGACCAGGATTGAAAATCTGGAGGCGGAGGAGCCTCGGGCGCAGGTGCGCGGCAGCACCCGAGTGGAATCGTTGAGCGAGGAGCCGGACCAGTTGCCGCGGTCCATCACCACCGGTGAATCCCTGCCAAACAAAATTTCATTTTCCGAATTGCGTCTGCCGGTATTTCGTTTGCGGTTGTGGAAGCCCGCGCTGCTGGCTGCGCTGGCGCTGTCGTTCGGCGCCGTATTCTGGGAACTGAGGCAATTTTTCTATTGGGCGGCGGATATGCACTGGACGCTCGGGCTATTGGCCGGGGTGATTATTGGTGCGCTGGTGTTGACCATTGCTAGCGCTGTGTGGGAGTACTTCCGCGCCGGGCGGCCGCTACGTGAACTACAGAAAACCCAGGAACTCGCTGCGGAGGTACGCGACAGCCGCGCTACCGACGCGGTAGAGCCATTGAATACCCAGTTGCGGCATCTATTTGCGGGTAAGCCTCAGGGAGCCCTGTTGTCCCGCGTGTTGGAGGAAACACCGGATTATTACGACAACAGTGAATTGCTCAACCATCTCGAACTGAATTTTTTCGAGGCGCTGGACCAGGAGGCCTTGCGGCGAATCGTACGCCACGCCACCACCACTGGAGCTCTGGTTGGCCTCAGTCCGTTTACCACCTTGGATGTGCTGGTTGCATTGCGACAGTCTATGCGCATGATTGATGATGTGGCGCAAATCTATGGTGTGCGTCCGTCGGTTGTGGTGCGTTGGCGATTGTTCAACAAAATTCTGGCACTGGTGGCCTACAGTGGGGCCAGTGAGTATGCAGTGAGTGAACTGTGGCCTGAGTTGGTAGGAGATAGCATGCTGAGCACCGTTTCCGCGCGCTTGGGGCAAGGTATGGGAGCAAGTTTGTTTATGGCCCGGATAGGCCTTGCGTCAATCCATAGCTGCAGGCCTATTCCATTTTCAGCAAAACAGCGGCCCCGACTGGGTGCGCTCACCAAGCGTATAGTGAAAAGCCTGAAAGAGCGCTTGTTGGGGCGAGATCACAGCCTCTGGCCGGATGTACCGGCTGAATCCTTCAGTCGGCAAGAGGCTGCAGCCCGGGGCGGAGAGGGCGAGAAGAAATAA
- a CDS encoding YcjX family protein, whose amino-acid sequence MGVDDTGGGKSKLQTLKQQWRQLRKEARDKSHWAAERLLDRRVCIGITGLSGAGKSTLISSLIYQLSHPDRAQLPGFAPALNGRLLGAELKPALDTGLPLFEYQRCLDALTANPPRWPDSTRDLSALELHVHLQGRRLGRNYRQTLVLEFRDYPGEWLMDLPLLRMDFSTWCRHQRDLLATAPRTELAPTLLARLDRLQPGATASPQELDSLWQDYRQFLRDCRSARSLSYLQPGRALLDDAEHGFFPLPALGRQPQEVLDGLPENSNYKVLERRYRAYVDELVAPFVDSHFRHLDRQLVLVDLITTLYAGEAALDDMRRAFGHIAETFRYGSNGLLRKLWRPRIDRLLFAATKVDQVLAADHDALRQLLGQQLQQVFSGARHRGLPLYCEAIAAVRCSNESVREGRRMLVGHGMDGRYLGFENAEIMAHLPQDREWQHYAGALPPQLRPPMGIGREGYMPHIRIDALLNLLLGDKV is encoded by the coding sequence ATGGGTGTAGATGACACTGGTGGCGGGAAAAGCAAGTTGCAGACGCTCAAGCAGCAGTGGCGGCAGCTGCGTAAAGAGGCGCGCGACAAGTCCCATTGGGCCGCTGAGCGGTTGTTGGACAGGCGGGTCTGTATCGGTATTACCGGCCTTAGCGGTGCGGGAAAATCCACCCTGATTTCCAGCCTGATCTATCAATTGAGTCACCCGGACCGGGCCCAGTTGCCTGGATTTGCTCCGGCACTCAATGGCCGTCTGTTGGGGGCCGAGTTAAAACCGGCACTGGATACCGGCCTGCCGCTATTTGAGTATCAGCGGTGTCTTGACGCCCTTACTGCCAACCCGCCGCGCTGGCCGGATTCCACCAGAGATCTTTCTGCGCTGGAGTTGCATGTGCATCTCCAGGGGCGCCGGCTGGGGCGAAATTACCGACAGACGTTGGTGCTTGAGTTCCGCGATTACCCCGGCGAATGGCTGATGGATTTGCCGTTGTTGCGTATGGATTTTTCCACCTGGTGTCGCCACCAGCGAGACTTGCTGGCCACTGCGCCTCGTACGGAGTTGGCACCGACGCTCCTCGCTCGATTAGACCGGTTGCAGCCGGGGGCTACTGCATCTCCGCAGGAGCTGGATAGTCTGTGGCAGGACTACCGGCAGTTTTTGCGGGACTGTCGCAGTGCCAGGAGTCTCAGCTACTTACAACCGGGGCGGGCCTTGCTGGACGACGCGGAGCACGGCTTTTTCCCGTTGCCTGCGCTGGGGCGTCAACCGCAGGAGGTGCTGGATGGATTGCCCGAAAACAGTAATTACAAAGTGTTAGAGCGTCGTTACCGGGCCTATGTGGATGAACTTGTTGCGCCCTTTGTAGACAGCCATTTCCGCCATCTGGACCGTCAACTGGTGCTCGTGGATCTGATTACCACGCTATACGCTGGTGAAGCTGCTCTCGACGACATGCGGCGGGCATTCGGTCACATTGCCGAGACGTTCCGCTATGGCAGTAACGGCCTGCTGCGCAAACTCTGGCGTCCCAGGATCGATCGGCTGCTGTTTGCCGCTACCAAAGTGGATCAGGTACTGGCAGCCGATCACGATGCCCTGCGCCAATTGCTTGGCCAGCAGCTTCAGCAGGTGTTTTCCGGTGCCAGGCACCGAGGATTACCGCTGTATTGCGAGGCCATTGCTGCCGTGCGCTGTTCTAATGAAAGCGTCCGCGAAGGCCGGCGAATGCTTGTCGGTCATGGTATGGATGGCCGCTATCTGGGTTTTGAAAATGCCGAGATAATGGCTCACCTGCCGCAAGATAGAGAGTGGCAACACTACGCTGGTGCGCTGCCACCGCAGCTGCGCCCCCCCATGGGGATTGGTCGGGAAGGTTATATGCCCCATATTCGTATCGATGCGTTATTGAACCTGTTGCTGGGAGACAAAGTGTGA
- a CDS encoding GIN domain-containing protein, protein MLSRLFCRAGLRGLFVAFVLVLGSGVVVAQPSSKSFDVAGFTAIAVKGGSNLRVVQGPEFSVSARGEEKDLVHARAELDGDTLELSVEANRKSLFGVVTISNEPDVEFSVTLPRISAIRVTGSGDATAETLESEALDLRVTGSGLIRVEKVAAENLSTGVTGSGDLILTTVLAVRGAANITGSGDIRMDNFIGEDFSAQIKGSGDMAIGGKVANLNVNVMGSGDFVGKNLSVDNAKGSVMGSGDIVLRRPQRESFSVMGSGDVAIID, encoded by the coding sequence ATGCTCTCCCGATTGTTTTGCCGTGCTGGTCTGCGCGGCCTGTTTGTCGCATTTGTTCTGGTTCTGGGTTCTGGTGTTGTTGTCGCCCAGCCGTCCAGCAAAAGCTTTGATGTAGCGGGTTTCACCGCTATCGCTGTGAAGGGCGGGTCGAACCTGAGAGTGGTACAGGGGCCTGAATTCTCGGTCTCTGCTCGTGGCGAGGAGAAGGATCTGGTACACGCCCGGGCAGAGCTGGATGGCGATACCCTGGAATTGTCCGTGGAGGCTAATCGCAAGAGCCTGTTTGGGGTGGTCACCATCAGCAATGAGCCGGATGTAGAGTTTAGTGTGACTCTGCCGCGGATTTCCGCCATTCGCGTAACCGGCTCTGGCGACGCTACCGCTGAGACACTGGAGAGTGAGGCGCTCGATTTGCGTGTTACTGGCTCAGGCCTGATTCGGGTAGAGAAAGTGGCAGCGGAGAACCTGAGCACTGGTGTTACCGGTTCCGGGGACCTGATATTGACCACGGTACTGGCGGTGCGCGGTGCTGCCAATATTACGGGTTCTGGTGATATCCGGATGGACAATTTTATCGGTGAAGATTTTTCTGCACAGATAAAGGGGTCCGGTGATATGGCGATCGGTGGCAAGGTTGCCAACCTCAATGTAAATGTTATGGGGTCTGGTGATTTTGTGGGCAAAAATTTGAGTGTCGACAATGCCAAAGGTTCTGTGATGGGGTCCGGTGACATTGTGTTGAGGCGTCCGCAGCGTGAGTCCTTTTCAGTGATGGGTTCTGGTGATGTGGCGATCATTGATTGA
- a CDS encoding HIT family protein, whose protein sequence is MASIFTQIINGDLPGHFVWRDERAVAIMTIAPVKPGHCLVIPVEEIDHWDDVPADLSAHLMEVAANVAKAQKKVYSPKRVGVMVAGIEVPHTHYHLVPINEIADLDFSLQQQTEPEVLAAEAARLREALTELGFHCGV, encoded by the coding sequence ATGGCGAGTATCTTTACCCAAATCATCAATGGCGACCTGCCAGGTCACTTTGTCTGGCGCGATGAGCGCGCTGTGGCAATTATGACCATTGCGCCCGTCAAACCCGGCCACTGTCTGGTGATTCCGGTCGAGGAGATCGATCACTGGGACGACGTGCCTGCGGACCTCAGTGCACATCTGATGGAGGTTGCTGCCAACGTAGCCAAGGCGCAGAAGAAGGTCTATTCGCCGAAGCGGGTGGGGGTCATGGTGGCGGGTATCGAGGTTCCCCACACCCACTATCACCTGGTTCCAATCAATGAAATTGCCGATTTGGATTTTTCCCTACAGCAGCAGACGGAACCTGAGGTGTTGGCGGCTGAAGCGGCCAGGCTTCGGGAAGCGCTCACGGAGCTTGGGTTTCATTGCGGCGTTTGA
- a CDS encoding FKBP-type peptidyl-prolyl cis-trans isomerase, with protein sequence MKIANHNVVEINYTLKDAEGTVIDTSEGGQPLKYLQGVGNIIPGLEKEMLDKSAGDKFKVVIAPEEGYGPQNPELIQTLPKDAFGGVEELQVGMAFRAQSTEGHPIEVEIIDIDGDQVTINGNHPLAGVELHFDIEVVSVREATPEEIDHGHVH encoded by the coding sequence ATGAAAATTGCTAACCACAACGTGGTGGAGATCAACTACACCCTGAAAGACGCCGAAGGTACCGTGATCGACACCTCCGAAGGTGGACAGCCGCTCAAATACCTCCAAGGCGTGGGCAACATCATTCCTGGCCTGGAAAAGGAAATGCTGGATAAAAGTGCCGGCGACAAATTCAAAGTGGTCATCGCCCCGGAAGAAGGTTACGGCCCGCAAAATCCGGAGCTGATCCAAACCCTGCCGAAGGACGCTTTTGGCGGTGTTGAAGAACTGCAAGTAGGCATGGCATTCCGCGCACAGAGCACCGAAGGCCACCCAATCGAGGTGGAAATCATCGATATCGACGGCGACCAGGTCACCATCAATGGCAACCATCCGCTGGCAGGTGTCGAACTGCACTTCGACATCGAAGTGGTTTCCGTACGCGAAGCAACGCCGGAAGAAATCGATCACGGTCACGTGCACTAA
- the tcdA gene encoding tRNA cyclic N6-threonylcarbamoyladenosine(37) synthase TcdA, whose translation MPLSDSYLQRFGGIARLYGESALEALHRSHVVVIGIGGVGSWTAEALARSGIGKITLIDLDDICITNTNRQIHALVDTVGDIKVEVMAQRLREINPEIDVHTCEDFIASDNFAELLDPENIAIDIVVDAFDNARIKAALIAYCKARKIRLITVGSAGGKTNPTAIDCTDLGRTVSDPMLAKVRQHLYRFHNFQKSSKRQFGIDAIYSTEPMVYPQPDGQVCQQKSGMQNGVKLDCSGGFGAATMVTGTFGFVAAGKAIERILKQHKKT comes from the coding sequence ATGCCTCTAAGCGACTCTTACCTGCAACGGTTTGGCGGTATTGCCAGACTCTACGGTGAATCCGCGCTGGAAGCCCTGCACCGCTCACATGTGGTCGTCATCGGCATCGGCGGTGTCGGCAGTTGGACTGCGGAAGCACTGGCACGCAGCGGCATCGGCAAAATCACCCTGATCGATCTGGACGATATCTGCATCACCAACACCAATCGTCAGATTCACGCGCTAGTGGACACAGTGGGCGACATCAAGGTGGAAGTGATGGCGCAACGGCTGCGAGAAATCAATCCGGAAATTGACGTCCACACCTGCGAAGACTTTATCGCCAGTGATAATTTTGCCGAACTGCTCGACCCGGAAAACATCGCGATTGATATTGTGGTGGACGCGTTTGACAACGCGCGAATCAAAGCCGCGCTAATAGCCTACTGCAAGGCGCGCAAGATAAGACTGATCACTGTGGGTTCCGCCGGAGGCAAGACCAACCCGACAGCCATCGACTGTACCGATCTCGGGCGCACCGTAAGCGATCCGATGCTGGCAAAAGTGCGCCAGCACCTATATCGATTCCACAATTTTCAGAAGTCCAGCAAGCGACAATTCGGAATCGACGCCATCTACTCCACCGAGCCCATGGTTTACCCGCAGCCAGACGGCCAGGTCTGCCAGCAGAAAAGTGGCATGCAGAACGGAGTAAAACTGGACTGTAGTGGCGGCTTCGGTGCCGCCACCATGGTGACCGGCACGTTTGGTTTTGTGGCGGCAGGCAAAGCGATAGAGCGGATTCTGAAACAACACAAAAAAACATGA
- a CDS encoding alpha/beta fold hydrolase: MDTSSCPVVLIPGFMLDESLWDDFRNHLPENWVVVNASLSGGQTISEIARHIAEHAPERFLLIGFSLGGYIARQLAADYPERVGALVIVASSLREDTEQQTKLKQQAINALSDARFKGLSNSTIANSLHPHRAADTDLISRIKQMGNRLGYKALAIQSVLDRSGVPTETIACPTLVVASTSDALRSLDEAQELVRAIPNASLQIIDDAGHMIPLERPRELAATIVHWLGSQRIHHADIECK; encoded by the coding sequence GTGGACACCTCCTCATGCCCTGTCGTCCTGATTCCAGGCTTTATGCTGGACGAGTCACTCTGGGACGATTTCAGAAATCATCTTCCCGAAAACTGGGTGGTTGTTAACGCATCTCTGAGCGGTGGCCAAACAATATCTGAAATCGCCCGGCATATTGCCGAACACGCCCCCGAACGGTTCTTACTGATTGGATTTTCCCTGGGCGGTTACATCGCCAGGCAGTTGGCCGCAGACTACCCGGAAAGAGTGGGCGCACTGGTTATCGTCGCAAGCTCGCTGCGAGAAGATACGGAACAGCAAACCAAGCTGAAACAACAGGCAATAAACGCTCTGTCCGACGCCAGATTCAAAGGACTGAGTAACAGCACGATCGCCAATTCACTACACCCCCATCGCGCCGCGGATACTGATCTCATTTCCCGCATTAAACAGATGGGGAACCGGCTGGGGTACAAAGCACTGGCCATTCAATCTGTGCTGGACAGGTCCGGCGTGCCGACAGAAACCATCGCCTGTCCGACGCTGGTGGTAGCAAGCACCAGCGATGCCCTGCGCTCTCTGGATGAGGCGCAGGAACTGGTTAGAGCAATCCCCAATGCATCGCTGCAGATTATTGATGACGCCGGCCATATGATTCCCCTGGAGCGGCCCCGGGAACTCGCGGCGACGATAGTCCACTGGCTGGGCTCGCAGCGAATTCATCATGCAGATATCGAGTGCAAATAA
- a CDS encoding aminotransferase class V-fold PLP-dependent enzyme: MSFSVESFKSQFPLFSQSENRELVYLDNAATTQKPACVIDAIADFYRHSNANTHRSSHRLARRATDMVEQVRELAAAFLGATCAKEVVFTRGATEGLNLLAYSLCSQLQPGDQVLLTTAEHHANLVPWQMMAKRYQLQLCYVPDERGVPQIDRLYEVLTPRTRIVSLTAGSNALGFRTDLHAVRAALAEKNIHWIVDGAQLAAHEHIDVQSIGCDFLVCSAHKFYGPTGVGLLYGRESRLREIPPWQGGGEMISDVDLYSCHYAELPHKFEAGTSSLAAIAGLGACLQFLDQQDRGGMARHEQQLLHFLHDRLSQIPEIDLLSAANNNLGIVAFTHPRCAAIDLMQWLDGRDIAVRVGHHCAQPLVRASGHSATLRASLAAYNTRADAEKFVAAVAEFIVHLGDEVLVQGGMTADSDTRDWQADDLGAVDIEVLRAQRNWQDRYRTLMGWAKVISRKETIRSEENLVRGCESSAWLVHRCENGLHRFALDSDSRIVRGLGALLLSQLDDQGDGAVTRADLESLFAELGLEHQLSESRTNGFRALLERAYLLMTPR; this comes from the coding sequence ATGAGTTTTTCCGTCGAGTCCTTCAAAAGCCAGTTCCCTCTGTTTTCCCAGTCTGAAAATAGGGAGCTGGTATATCTGGATAACGCCGCGACCACACAGAAACCTGCTTGTGTGATCGATGCCATCGCTGATTTCTATCGCCACAGTAATGCCAATACCCACCGCTCCAGCCACCGCCTGGCCCGACGCGCCACAGATATGGTGGAGCAAGTGCGTGAACTTGCCGCCGCGTTCCTCGGTGCGACCTGCGCAAAAGAAGTTGTGTTTACCCGCGGAGCTACAGAGGGCCTGAATCTGCTGGCCTATAGTCTGTGTTCGCAATTGCAGCCCGGCGATCAGGTACTTTTGACCACCGCCGAGCACCATGCCAACCTGGTACCCTGGCAGATGATGGCGAAGCGTTATCAATTGCAGCTTTGCTACGTTCCTGACGAGCGGGGAGTGCCGCAAATTGACCGCCTGTACGAAGTACTTACGCCGCGCACCAGAATTGTATCGCTTACCGCAGGCTCCAACGCCCTCGGGTTTCGCACTGACTTGCATGCTGTGCGCGCGGCGCTTGCGGAAAAAAATATTCACTGGATTGTGGATGGCGCGCAACTGGCAGCACACGAACATATTGATGTGCAGTCCATCGGCTGTGATTTTTTGGTGTGTTCCGCGCACAAGTTTTACGGCCCCACTGGGGTTGGATTGCTGTATGGGCGTGAGTCCCGGTTGCGGGAAATTCCGCCCTGGCAGGGTGGTGGTGAGATGATTTCAGATGTCGACCTCTATTCCTGCCACTACGCGGAACTTCCGCATAAATTTGAAGCGGGAACTTCTTCACTCGCGGCCATCGCCGGACTTGGTGCCTGTCTGCAATTTCTCGATCAGCAGGATCGAGGAGGCATGGCGCGGCATGAGCAGCAGTTGCTGCACTTCTTGCATGATCGCCTGAGTCAGATCCCGGAAATTGATCTGCTGAGCGCGGCGAACAATAACCTGGGCATTGTTGCTTTCACCCACCCCCGCTGCGCCGCCATTGATCTGATGCAGTGGCTGGACGGGCGCGATATTGCCGTGCGCGTCGGCCATCACTGTGCCCAGCCGCTGGTGCGAGCCAGTGGCCACAGTGCCACACTGCGCGCGTCCCTGGCCGCTTACAACACTCGTGCAGATGCGGAAAAGTTTGTCGCTGCGGTAGCGGAGTTTATTGTGCATCTGGGCGATGAGGTCCTAGTGCAGGGGGGCATGACGGCCGATTCGGACACCCGGGACTGGCAGGCGGACGACCTGGGGGCGGTGGATATCGAAGTTTTGAGGGCTCAGCGTAACTGGCAGGACCGGTACCGCACGCTGATGGGATGGGCAAAAGTGATTTCCCGCAAGGAGACAATTCGCAGCGAGGAAAATCTTGTGCGCGGTTGCGAGTCCAGTGCCTGGCTGGTGCACCGTTGTGAAAACGGGCTGCACCGTTTTGCGCTCGACAGCGACAGCCGTATCGTCAGGGGACTGGGGGCATTGCTGCTATCACAGTTGGATGACCAAGGCGACGGTGCGGTTACGCGCGCGGATCTGGAATCGCTGTTTGCAGAGTTGGGGCTGGAGCATCAACTGAGTGAGTCCAGGACCAATGGATTCCGCGCACTGTTAGAGCGCGCGTATTTGCTGATGACGCCCCGTTGA